From the Rhodoferax mekongensis genome, one window contains:
- the serC gene encoding 3-phosphoserine/phosphohydroxythreonine transaminase has protein sequence MQRPYNFSAGPAAMPAEVLEQAAAEMLNWPDANGRLSGMGVMEMSHRGKEFLSIYEAAEADLRELLAVPANFKILFMQGGGLAENAIVPLNLSRLRATSGNGAADFVVTGTWSEKSLKEAGKYCSAHLAATGKADGFTAIPPAASWELRDEASYVHICSNETINGIEFQSLPDLKALGSKAELVIDFSSHVASRPVDWSRVGLAFGGAQKNLGPAGLTLVVVREDLLGHAQSVCPSAFDYKTVADNGSMYNTPPTYSIYMAGLVFKWLKRQGENGLTGIAAMEARNIAKAELLYETIDASGFYINGVARNARSRMNVPFFLRNESLNDAFLTGAKEAGLLQLKGHKSVGGMRASIYNAIPLEGVQALVAYMREFERTHG, from the coding sequence ATGCAACGCCCCTACAACTTCTCGGCCGGACCGGCCGCCATGCCAGCCGAAGTGTTGGAACAAGCCGCTGCTGAAATGCTGAACTGGCCCGATGCCAACGGCCGTCTCAGCGGCATGGGCGTGATGGAAATGAGCCACCGTGGCAAAGAGTTCCTGAGCATCTATGAAGCTGCAGAGGCTGACTTGCGTGAGTTGCTGGCGGTGCCTGCGAACTTCAAGATCCTGTTCATGCAGGGCGGGGGGCTGGCTGAAAATGCCATTGTGCCCTTGAACCTGAGCCGCCTGCGTGCCACCAGTGGCAATGGTGCCGCGGACTTCGTGGTCACCGGAACCTGGAGTGAAAAGTCGCTCAAGGAAGCAGGCAAATACTGCAGCGCCCACTTGGCCGCTACGGGCAAAGCCGATGGCTTTACCGCTATTCCTCCTGCGGCCAGCTGGGAGCTGCGCGATGAGGCCAGCTATGTGCACATCTGCAGCAACGAAACCATCAACGGCATCGAGTTCCAGAGCCTGCCCGACCTGAAGGCGCTGGGGTCTAAAGCCGAGCTGGTGATTGACTTCTCCTCCCACGTCGCATCCCGTCCGGTGGACTGGAGTCGCGTGGGCTTGGCTTTTGGCGGCGCACAAAAGAACCTGGGTCCCGCGGGCCTGACCCTGGTGGTAGTGCGCGAAGACCTGCTGGGCCATGCCCAGAGCGTTTGCCCCAGCGCGTTTGACTACAAAACCGTGGCTGACAACGGCTCCATGTACAACACCCCACCCACGTACTCCATTTACATGGCAGGGCTGGTGTTCAAGTGGCTCAAGCGCCAGGGTGAGAATGGGCTGACAGGGATCGCGGCCATGGAGGCACGCAACATCGCCAAGGCCGAGTTGCTGTACGAGACCATTGACGCATCCGGCTTCTACATCAACGGCGTGGCACGCAATGCCCGCTCCCGCATGAATGTGCCCTTCTTCCTGCGCAATGAAAGCCTGAACGATGCGTTCCTGACCGGCGCCAAAGAAGCGGGTTTGCTGCAGCTCAAAGGTCACAAGTCGGTCGGCGGTATGCGCGCCAGCATTTACAACGCCATCCCGCTGGAAGGCGTGCAGGCGCTGGTGGCGTACATGCGCGAGTTCGAGCGAACCCACGGCTGA
- the ompA gene encoding outer membrane protein OmpA, giving the protein MKQLNKVAALIATAVLASAAGAQEIHNWRSASGDVWKNVDGQCWRDASWTPATAAAGCDGAIVAPKAAAPAPAAAPAPAAAPAPAAAPAPAAAPAAAAAASKVTYAADAFFDFDKSVLKAEGKAKLDDLVSKVKAINLEVIIAVGHTDATGDDSYNQKLSVARSEAVKAYLVSKGIEKNRVYTEGKGEKQPVADNKTKEGRAKNRRVEIEVVGTRSK; this is encoded by the coding sequence ATGAAACAATTGAACAAAGTAGCAGCCTTGATCGCTACCGCCGTATTGGCATCTGCCGCTGGCGCTCAAGAAATCCACAACTGGCGTAGCGCTTCCGGCGACGTGTGGAAAAACGTTGACGGCCAATGCTGGCGCGATGCCAGCTGGACTCCAGCTACTGCTGCTGCTGGTTGCGACGGCGCGATCGTGGCTCCTAAGGCTGCCGCTCCTGCACCCGCAGCAGCTCCCGCACCTGCCGCAGCTCCTGCACCTGCTGCCGCTCCTGCACCCGCAGCAGCGCCTGCTGCCGCAGCCGCCGCAAGCAAGGTAACTTACGCTGCTGACGCTTTCTTTGACTTTGACAAATCTGTGTTGAAGGCTGAAGGCAAAGCCAAGTTGGACGACCTGGTTTCCAAGGTCAAGGCCATCAATCTGGAAGTCATCATTGCTGTGGGTCACACCGACGCTACTGGCGACGACTCCTACAACCAGAAGCTGTCTGTTGCACGTTCCGAAGCTGTGAAGGCTTACTTGGTGTCCAAGGGCATCGAAAAGAACCGCGTTTACACAGAAGGCAAGGGCGAGAAGCAACCTGTTGCTGACAACAAGACCAAAGAAGGCCGCGCTAAGAACCGTCGCGTGGAAATCGAAGTGGTTGGCACACGCTCCAAGTAA
- the ubiG gene encoding bifunctional 2-polyprenyl-6-hydroxyphenol methylase/3-demethylubiquinol 3-O-methyltransferase UbiG, translating to MQTTLNADPAELAKFSELAHRWWDTESEFKPLHQINPLRLAWIQTLVPLAGKTMVDVGCGGGILADSAARQGAKVLGIDLSTKALKVAQLHALEAETPNVTYREVSAEALAAEAPGSMDVVTCMEMLEHVPNPASVVEACARMVKPGGWVFFSTLNRNPMSFIQAIVGAEYVLNLLPKGTHEYAKMIRPSELAHYCREAGLEIQATKGLSYNPLTRRYSMNNNTQVNYLFATRKPAA from the coding sequence ATGCAAACCACACTCAACGCCGATCCTGCTGAACTTGCCAAATTTTCTGAGCTCGCCCATCGTTGGTGGGACACGGAAAGTGAGTTCAAGCCTTTGCATCAGATCAACCCCCTGCGGTTGGCGTGGATTCAAACTTTAGTGCCCCTGGCAGGCAAGACCATGGTGGATGTCGGGTGCGGTGGCGGGATTTTGGCCGACTCAGCAGCCCGGCAAGGTGCCAAAGTGCTGGGTATTGATCTGTCCACCAAGGCATTGAAGGTCGCCCAGCTTCATGCTTTGGAAGCTGAAACCCCTAATGTCACCTACCGTGAAGTCAGCGCAGAAGCGCTGGCCGCTGAAGCGCCTGGAAGCATGGATGTGGTTACTTGCATGGAAATGCTGGAGCATGTGCCCAACCCGGCTTCTGTGGTTGAAGCCTGCGCCCGCATGGTCAAACCGGGAGGGTGGGTGTTCTTTTCGACATTGAATCGCAACCCCATGTCGTTCATTCAGGCCATCGTCGGGGCTGAATACGTGTTGAATTTGCTGCCCAAAGGCACGCACGAGTACGCAAAGATGATCCGCCCGAGTGAGCTGGCGCACTATTGCCGCGAGGCTGGCCTGGAGATTCAAGCGACCAAGGGGCTCAGCTACAACCCCTTGACCCGTCGTTATTCCATGAATAACAACACGCAAGTGAATTATTTGTTTGCTACCCGGAAACCTGCGGCATGA
- the gph gene encoding phosphoglycolate phosphatase (PGP is an essential enzyme in the glycolate salvage pathway in higher organisms (photorespiration in plants). Phosphoglycolate results from the oxidase activity of RubisCO in the Calvin cycle when concentrations of carbon dioxide are low relative to oxygen. This enzyme is a member of the Haloacid Dehalogenase (HAD) superfamily of aspartate-nucleophile hydrolase enzymes (PF00702).), whose translation MSLKTPVGEVKAVLFDLDGTLIDSAPDLGAAADKMRTDRGLPSLPDAAYRPMAGAGARGMLSVAFGMTPDSPGFEAMREEFFVNYERCMTERTYVFEGVEDMLSQLETCGVLWGVVTNKSKRFTEPLAAQMPLFTNASVVISGDTTPHAKPHPEPLLEAARRLQLDPSQCVYVGDDERDILAARAAGMYSVAACYGYLGAKADTAEWGADLEIKSPTLLLQSLTSA comes from the coding sequence ATGAGCTTGAAAACACCGGTGGGTGAAGTAAAAGCGGTACTTTTCGACTTGGACGGTACCTTGATCGACAGTGCGCCGGACTTGGGGGCGGCTGCCGACAAAATGCGAACTGACCGCGGTTTGCCCTCCTTGCCAGATGCTGCTTACCGACCCATGGCAGGTGCGGGTGCGCGAGGAATGTTGAGCGTAGCGTTTGGAATGACCCCTGACTCCCCCGGGTTCGAGGCGATGCGTGAAGAGTTTTTTGTGAACTATGAACGCTGCATGACCGAACGCACTTATGTGTTCGAGGGTGTTGAGGACATGTTGAGCCAGTTGGAAACCTGCGGAGTATTGTGGGGTGTAGTCACCAACAAATCAAAGCGGTTCACCGAGCCCTTGGCCGCTCAAATGCCATTGTTCACGAATGCCTCGGTTGTCATCAGCGGAGATACAACGCCCCATGCGAAGCCGCATCCCGAGCCTCTATTGGAGGCCGCACGCCGCCTGCAGCTTGATCCGTCCCAATGTGTCTATGTCGGCGACGATGAACGTGACATCTTGGCCGCGCGTGCAGCCGGCATGTATTCTGTGGCCGCATGCTACGGATACCTGGGTGCCAAGGCGGACACGGCGGAGTGGGGTGCTGACCTGGAAATTAAATCTCCTACCCTGCTCTTGCAAAGTCTGACGAGCGCCTAA
- the gmtX gene encoding gamma-mobile-trio protein GmtX → MHAITEIHPESVLNAIRSSSSHPTKLKNLELIHTICTEFKSQGSKDFSLKTVGETVESRGGLKVKALWNVQSADYRKLIEAWQAYAGGPKLRETAKVGAADNLTRSITDPAMRIVVEKLVRERNALLAEVNILKSQSQVVINKRPLAVRNNTSSTSNDGMTLEVSTGPKLSTLEREALEHSISSELWSSESWQEEKNGRVVKSLGEGRTRTIFKPGFVTAVKTILSLK, encoded by the coding sequence ATGCACGCTATCACTGAAATACACCCTGAGTCAGTTTTGAACGCAATTCGGAGCAGTTCTTCCCATCCAACCAAACTGAAAAATCTGGAACTGATACATACGATTTGTACTGAGTTCAAATCACAGGGAAGCAAAGATTTCTCGCTCAAAACTGTTGGCGAGACCGTAGAGTCCCGAGGGGGCCTCAAAGTTAAAGCTCTGTGGAATGTTCAGTCTGCTGACTATCGAAAGCTTATTGAGGCATGGCAGGCGTATGCAGGTGGGCCCAAGCTGCGTGAGACAGCCAAAGTCGGCGCCGCTGACAATCTGACGCGCTCCATTACAGACCCTGCCATGCGCATTGTGGTGGAAAAGCTTGTACGAGAGCGAAACGCTTTGCTGGCAGAGGTAAATATTCTCAAGTCGCAGTCACAGGTAGTTATCAATAAACGACCTCTTGCCGTTAGGAACAATACATCATCCACCTCCAATGACGGTATGACGCTTGAAGTGTCTACAGGGCCCAAGTTGTCTACGCTGGAGCGCGAGGCTTTGGAGCACTCCATCTCTTCTGAGCTTTGGAGCTCAGAGAGCTGGCAGGAAGAGAAAAATGGTCGCGTTGTTAAGTCACTGGGTGAAGGTCGAACTCGAACAATCTTCAAGCCCGGATTCGTCACTGCTGTGAAGACCATTCTCTCTCTGAAGTAG
- the gmtZ gene encoding gamma-mobile-trio integrase GmtZ, whose protein sequence is MQSNPRTTAVEFDKNRRALAERCQSYVQEGLTLRQIAIKLNAEEISTKTGRQWTPGNVGALMRAPTPPIVKVSQAEVRRNARKSKKKGHTKRTDINLEWVATHHPELENWRVLAVEWLKGREAALGQAMQGINAFFDFMVETQLPTNPAELLLHKTQVPDFYETTWGPERTNGKIFVNNSTHSFIEWVLTRPEFCEEDDDERLQTSPAFRNPIPYLSRSGLAKHMESVRSTLPYGYIDELRKMIAEGPNFKDWKFAQDALGVVKTGDEDGTKRGPIWFEVSEQLIDKSDPDCVWRKRTRLVPSVPGNVGQGRLKETIYEMWSPVRWVALLVKLQLPLRTMQVRMLDSGEADTWKWQDGEWVLNANKLALGNEKRPYSNGVFLRPNRLIDGDAKVVLHINTNKTADREKAGPSKGYNVPWITGGPLHQDPFYWFEKLRRWQEKYNPLKQLTRWSDLDARHIPMKSAAQLATYPDTAFLFRTPENSERTDLPPAIQLLERPWFSCLEELQKRLGPRGETLPNGAPIRLVPDKEHRAKNSLATLFSLHSLRVSLITALALDGQVPLAILQKIAGHSRLVMTLYYTKPGAMQSREAIQAGVTRLQDSSDSTIIDWLANAEYDQLVRDAIANNEASLLAAIPEQKHLRTPAGWMAMVDGLCLVGGNNCETEAPGCHNGGPNIGNDTAPRHIPVPGGARNCPMCRWFVTKPYFLPQLAARWNNVSYHCYDAKEQVVLAEQRFRALEDRRAEALSTDQIFQEHKQYLEAQRTLEFSIRKFDELTQTLAAITRLMERCRKVLSSGEGVSLISVGGQQELSYAIEEVSSELLQLSGVCEGSVLYQDLDPGKAVLRQGQLLDAALMRDSLPPVFMTLTEEEQKLVGSSLLRLLAAQMNPENPALGRYEVISLIDARQSLRNRLGASVDEALRVAVTNSSEARAIPFKPLK, encoded by the coding sequence ATGCAATCCAATCCGAGAACCACTGCAGTGGAGTTCGATAAGAATAGGAGAGCTCTCGCGGAGCGATGCCAGAGCTACGTGCAAGAGGGTCTTACGCTTAGGCAAATTGCGATAAAACTCAATGCTGAAGAAATTTCGACCAAGACCGGACGACAGTGGACCCCGGGAAATGTGGGGGCTCTTATGCGAGCCCCTACTCCTCCAATAGTTAAGGTCTCTCAGGCTGAGGTTAGGCGGAATGCGCGAAAGTCAAAGAAGAAGGGACACACGAAACGCACCGACATCAACCTCGAATGGGTTGCTACTCACCACCCAGAGCTTGAAAATTGGCGAGTACTGGCAGTGGAGTGGCTGAAAGGACGAGAGGCAGCACTCGGCCAGGCGATGCAGGGCATCAATGCGTTCTTTGACTTCATGGTTGAGACGCAATTGCCGACAAACCCTGCTGAGCTACTTCTCCACAAGACCCAAGTACCAGACTTTTACGAAACGACATGGGGTCCCGAAAGGACCAATGGAAAAATCTTCGTGAACAACAGTACTCATTCATTCATTGAATGGGTACTAACACGGCCTGAATTCTGCGAAGAGGACGACGACGAACGACTACAAACCTCTCCGGCATTTCGTAATCCCATCCCATACTTGAGTCGGAGTGGGCTGGCCAAACATATGGAAAGTGTTCGCTCCACACTGCCCTATGGATACATTGATGAACTACGCAAAATGATTGCGGAAGGTCCGAATTTCAAAGACTGGAAATTCGCCCAAGATGCCCTTGGCGTTGTAAAGACCGGTGATGAAGACGGTACCAAGCGAGGGCCTATCTGGTTTGAAGTCTCTGAACAACTCATCGACAAATCTGACCCGGATTGCGTCTGGCGCAAAAGAACCCGACTAGTACCTTCTGTTCCTGGCAATGTTGGACAGGGGCGGCTCAAAGAGACAATTTATGAAATGTGGAGCCCCGTTCGGTGGGTAGCATTGCTTGTAAAACTTCAGTTGCCACTTCGCACAATGCAAGTTCGTATGCTGGACTCGGGTGAAGCCGATACATGGAAGTGGCAAGACGGAGAATGGGTACTCAACGCCAACAAATTAGCCCTTGGAAATGAAAAACGTCCGTACTCTAACGGAGTGTTTCTTCGACCCAACCGATTGATTGATGGCGATGCGAAAGTTGTTCTTCATATAAACACCAATAAGACTGCAGACCGCGAGAAAGCCGGCCCTTCAAAGGGATACAACGTGCCGTGGATTACTGGAGGCCCGCTACATCAGGACCCGTTTTATTGGTTCGAAAAATTACGTCGTTGGCAAGAGAAGTACAACCCGTTAAAGCAACTTACCCGATGGTCAGATTTGGATGCACGGCATATTCCAATGAAGTCTGCGGCGCAACTTGCGACATATCCGGATACGGCGTTCCTATTCAGGACACCAGAAAACTCCGAGCGAACAGACCTTCCACCAGCTATTCAGTTGTTGGAGAGGCCCTGGTTCTCATGCCTTGAAGAGCTCCAAAAGCGGTTAGGCCCCCGCGGTGAGACGCTTCCGAATGGAGCACCGATTCGGTTAGTACCGGACAAGGAACATAGGGCAAAGAACTCACTTGCCACACTGTTCTCTCTGCATAGCTTACGCGTATCCTTGATTACAGCCCTTGCGTTAGATGGCCAAGTTCCATTGGCGATATTGCAAAAAATTGCAGGGCATAGTCGCTTGGTAATGACTTTGTATTACACGAAGCCAGGCGCCATGCAATCACGTGAAGCGATACAGGCGGGTGTCACACGACTTCAAGACTCCTCCGACAGCACAATCATTGATTGGCTCGCCAACGCAGAGTATGACCAGTTGGTTAGGGATGCAATTGCCAACAATGAGGCAAGCCTCCTTGCCGCGATACCTGAACAAAAGCACCTTCGTACTCCTGCAGGATGGATGGCCATGGTCGATGGCTTATGCCTGGTAGGTGGGAACAATTGCGAGACAGAAGCACCTGGGTGCCATAACGGTGGTCCAAATATCGGTAACGACACTGCACCGCGACACATACCTGTTCCGGGCGGCGCCCGAAATTGCCCTATGTGCCGTTGGTTTGTCACAAAGCCGTACTTTCTACCGCAGCTGGCTGCGCGATGGAATAACGTCAGCTATCACTGCTATGACGCTAAAGAGCAGGTGGTACTCGCTGAACAACGCTTTCGAGCTCTAGAGGACAGACGTGCTGAGGCACTCTCAACTGACCAGATTTTTCAAGAACATAAACAGTATCTTGAGGCTCAGCGAACGCTGGAATTTTCTATACGCAAGTTCGATGAACTCACACAAACCTTGGCAGCCATCACCCGCTTGATGGAGCGTTGCCGCAAAGTTCTTTCATCCGGTGAAGGTGTTTCGTTGATATCCGTCGGTGGTCAACAGGAGCTGAGTTATGCGATTGAAGAGGTGAGCTCAGAGTTACTCCAACTGTCCGGTGTTTGTGAAGGGTCTGTTCTCTACCAAGACCTCGACCCCGGTAAGGCAGTGCTACGCCAGGGACAGCTTCTGGACGCGGCGCTTATGCGAGACAGCCTTCCACCGGTATTTATGACACTCACCGAGGAGGAACAAAAGCTTGTGGGAAGTTCCCTGCTTAGACTCTTGGCAGCACAAATGAACCCCGAGAATCCTGCTCTTGGCCGGTACGAGGTCATTTCGCTAATTGATGCGCGCCAATCCCTCCGTAACCGCCTAGGAGCGTCCGTTGACGAAGCATTGAGGGTCGCCGTCACGAATAGCTCTGAAGCCCGTGCTATCCCCTTTAAACCTTTGAAGTAG
- the gmtY gene encoding gamma-mobile-trio recombinase GmtY translates to MFESTVVVARVYTDETGISYEMPVLLTPQGPVHVLLDYLLEHWDTRSPSWMLKVTSSVRLFLDYLDAHSSYPNEQAIFQTFRQRLITGTIAPESGEDPSGLWWSAKGPHKSTRVIRHLTDFFNWWAARNPGKGNPANTWAGSQHDLRLAESAYKYRRNKAFLGHTWSAFEESARSPGNKGASGKVHAPPRVEKETALAFPEDRILDLILKGFKVGNRYNYRDMLITLLLNGAGFRESEPFHLYLWDVQEDPLHKGQALVLIHHPAWGDAPPDPSWTDINGRPRQGRRVEYLAERYGLVPRYWKLSTSAAGWKGGMHESKYGGYYKQAYWFVPEFGKLFWTIWNLYAEQVLSVDASLRAHPYAFMNLMREPIGGLHKMGKYEASHAAAVRRIGLEPSKGLGTTIHGHRHAYGQRLRKAGVPKEMIRRFLHHTDLDSQNVYTEADRNECVKHLRLAVDRLSELSSDMRREIVQVTEANVEGLSMQTVPKLIIP, encoded by the coding sequence ATGTTTGAATCAACCGTTGTTGTCGCTCGCGTTTATACCGATGAGACTGGAATTTCCTATGAGATGCCAGTACTGCTTACACCTCAAGGTCCCGTTCACGTTTTACTTGATTACCTCCTGGAACACTGGGACACCAGAAGTCCCTCATGGATGCTCAAAGTCACATCATCGGTACGACTATTTCTCGACTACCTTGATGCACACTCTTCGTATCCGAATGAACAAGCTATCTTTCAAACTTTCCGACAAAGGTTGATAACTGGAACTATCGCACCGGAATCGGGAGAGGACCCAAGCGGGCTTTGGTGGAGCGCCAAGGGCCCGCACAAAAGCACACGCGTCATCCGGCACCTCACAGATTTCTTTAACTGGTGGGCAGCAAGAAACCCCGGGAAGGGCAACCCGGCAAACACTTGGGCAGGCAGTCAGCACGACTTGAGACTAGCGGAGTCTGCTTACAAATACCGAAGGAATAAGGCCTTCCTAGGCCACACCTGGTCTGCGTTTGAAGAGTCGGCCCGGAGCCCTGGAAACAAAGGGGCATCAGGAAAGGTACACGCACCGCCGAGGGTCGAAAAAGAGACGGCGTTGGCGTTCCCCGAAGACCGAATACTGGACTTGATTCTCAAAGGATTCAAAGTCGGCAATCGTTATAACTACAGGGACATGCTCATCACGCTACTGCTTAACGGAGCAGGATTTAGAGAGTCCGAACCCTTTCACCTGTACCTCTGGGACGTGCAAGAAGACCCATTGCACAAAGGCCAAGCTCTAGTACTTATCCACCACCCAGCATGGGGGGACGCACCACCTGACCCTAGCTGGACGGACATAAATGGAAGACCGCGACAGGGACGTCGCGTTGAGTACCTCGCTGAGCGTTATGGCCTCGTTCCCAGATATTGGAAGCTATCGACTTCCGCCGCAGGATGGAAAGGTGGAATGCATGAGTCCAAGTACGGAGGCTATTACAAACAAGCGTATTGGTTCGTTCCGGAATTCGGCAAGTTGTTTTGGACAATCTGGAACCTATATGCGGAGCAAGTGCTTTCAGTTGATGCATCTCTGCGAGCGCATCCTTATGCCTTTATGAACTTGATGCGCGAACCCATTGGAGGGCTTCACAAAATGGGCAAGTATGAAGCCTCCCATGCCGCTGCCGTCCGACGTATCGGCCTAGAGCCCTCTAAAGGCTTAGGCACAACAATTCACGGGCATCGTCACGCATATGGACAGCGGCTACGCAAAGCCGGCGTACCAAAAGAGATGATTCGTCGGTTCCTGCATCACACTGATTTAGATAGTCAAAACGTCTACACAGAGGCGGATAGAAACGAGTGCGTGAAGCATCTCCGACTAGCGGTCGACCGCCTGTCTGAACTCAGCAGCGATATGCGCAGGGAGATTGTCCAAGTGACCGAGGCTAATGTTGAAGGCCTCAGTATGCAAACAGTCCCCAAACTCATAATCCCGTAA
- a CDS encoding ATP-dependent DNA helicase, with protein sequence MLERTSGSHIISLLKGEQFPGIGPVTAQRVWDTLGESLYDALDKADYACLEAVVGSSNALTLISGWKYYSCPELLRWLQDANIDVRTGKKLLRVYGGDALEKLREDPYRLLALGMSWQEADKLADTEFNVSADDPRRLAAAIEAELYRAFDAGHTFLEASELIKAVHPRISPFGGEAALLMAEQNGVVLRYGNRVYAPGPLLMEKAVCSALATRIKASTPLFAASEVDTLIDAFEASQNTGVSTTRFELNAAQKQAVHTAASCSAFCLIGGAGVGKTTTLNAINFLLEEKTIPVYLQAPTGKAAKRMAQATRRQAMTIAGFLRNIAPKGIPEEATLVVDECSMLDIQQAYQLLSSVPNSVRLILIGDSAQLPPVGPGLTLHELAWVDTMPHVELTETRRFAGAIAQAAGEIRRGIWPTLTEDLSADICFIQCPSEELAERVVELFLKDPLNSQILCSTKNSGAAPTNLVNKLCQAATNSAAPQLLVYSDERSRWEATGFRLGDRVICTTNLWDLDLQNGSIGHIVELSPPEESEQDTYGWIRWDDGELRPISEAVLDALELASAITVHKSQGSEVPIAIVPIYRSRNLDRTILYTAITRARMKVILVGDLSAARKAVEAEAHASKRNVTLGELLQRELSHHV encoded by the coding sequence GTGCTTGAACGTACAAGCGGCTCTCACATCATTTCGCTTCTTAAGGGGGAGCAGTTTCCAGGTATTGGACCAGTAACTGCCCAGCGAGTCTGGGACACCCTGGGCGAGTCTCTCTACGACGCTCTAGATAAAGCAGATTACGCCTGCCTTGAGGCTGTAGTAGGAAGCAGCAATGCTCTAACCCTAATTTCAGGATGGAAGTATTACAGCTGTCCCGAACTTCTACGCTGGCTACAGGATGCCAATATTGATGTGCGTACCGGGAAAAAATTGTTGAGAGTGTATGGAGGCGACGCGCTCGAAAAATTGAGAGAGGACCCTTACCGATTGTTAGCGTTGGGGATGTCTTGGCAAGAAGCGGACAAGCTTGCAGATACGGAATTCAATGTATCCGCGGACGACCCGCGCAGACTAGCTGCAGCCATAGAGGCTGAGCTTTACCGTGCATTCGATGCCGGTCATACCTTTTTGGAAGCATCTGAACTTATTAAAGCTGTGCACCCGCGTATCTCTCCATTCGGCGGCGAAGCCGCCTTATTGATGGCGGAGCAAAACGGAGTAGTGCTGCGATACGGAAATCGAGTCTATGCCCCGGGCCCACTATTGATGGAGAAAGCCGTTTGTTCTGCCCTGGCGACGCGTATTAAGGCGTCTACACCGTTGTTTGCTGCTAGTGAGGTTGATACGCTCATCGACGCTTTCGAAGCGTCTCAGAACACAGGGGTAAGCACCACCCGGTTCGAACTCAATGCAGCCCAGAAGCAGGCCGTTCACACAGCGGCAAGCTGTAGTGCCTTTTGTCTCATTGGAGGTGCTGGGGTCGGTAAGACAACCACATTGAATGCAATCAACTTTCTGCTGGAAGAAAAAACCATTCCTGTCTACTTGCAAGCTCCAACTGGAAAAGCTGCGAAGCGAATGGCCCAAGCAACCCGCCGGCAGGCCATGACCATAGCGGGCTTTCTTCGAAACATTGCACCCAAAGGTATACCGGAGGAGGCCACCCTGGTTGTGGATGAGTGCAGCATGTTGGATATTCAACAAGCGTACCAACTGTTGTCCTCAGTTCCGAATTCTGTTCGACTCATTTTGATTGGCGACTCCGCGCAGCTTCCACCAGTGGGGCCCGGATTGACGCTTCATGAACTCGCTTGGGTAGACACAATGCCCCATGTCGAGTTGACGGAAACTCGGCGCTTTGCAGGTGCGATAGCTCAGGCTGCCGGTGAAATCAGGCGAGGTATTTGGCCAACACTTACTGAAGACCTCTCAGCAGATATTTGTTTCATTCAGTGTCCTAGCGAAGAGCTAGCTGAGCGTGTGGTGGAGCTTTTTCTGAAAGACCCACTCAATAGTCAAATCCTTTGTAGCACGAAGAATTCAGGGGCGGCACCTACCAACCTGGTCAACAAGCTGTGTCAAGCTGCGACCAACTCTGCGGCCCCTCAACTTCTCGTGTACAGCGATGAGCGAAGCAGGTGGGAAGCTACAGGATTCCGTTTAGGTGACCGAGTAATTTGTACTACGAATTTATGGGACCTCGACCTTCAGAACGGCAGTATCGGACACATCGTCGAGTTGTCGCCCCCTGAGGAAAGCGAGCAAGACACATATGGCTGGATTCGCTGGGACGACGGAGAACTTCGCCCGATAAGTGAAGCGGTACTGGATGCTCTCGAGCTTGCATCCGCGATAACCGTTCACAAAAGTCAGGGAAGTGAAGTCCCTATTGCAATAGTCCCGATATACCGGTCTCGCAACCTTGACCGAACGATTCTTTATACCGCGATAACTCGCGCACGAATGAAGGTTATTTTGGTAGGCGACCTTTCCGCAGCACGGAAGGCCGTTGAGGCAGAAGCTCACGCATCAAAACGGAACGTGACCCTTGGAGAACTTCTACAGAGAGAGCTTTCGCACCATGTTTGA